Genomic DNA from Panthera leo isolate Ple1 chromosome A1, P.leo_Ple1_pat1.1, whole genome shotgun sequence:
TCAAGAGTCGCAAAAATTGCTTCTGGCTAATTTACGTAGATAAGGATTTTATTATCCGACACTGGAGAGCTCAGAAACTCTCCAGGAAGGCCAGAGAGTCCCCCTTCAAGACCACACTGCCTGGAATAACGCCCCAAATTGCACCGCCAAGCAGACCCCCTGCCGCTACAGCCCCCGTGGATAAGGCAGCTTTTCCTGTTGGTGCTGGACACTCCCAGAAGCAGTGTCACTGCTGCCTGTGGTCCCTGGTAGGAGCTGCTACCACCAATATCACCTGCCCTCACCAGAGCACACTGCCCTCCTTCCCTGATTCTTCGGGTTGCAAGTCTGGGACTGGCCTGTCTGGGGTTGAAGTCACAGGTCTTGGCTGCAAGAAAGGCTAAGAAAAAACCATCAGCTCCTAGAGGGGGAGATGGAACCTGGCTCATAAGGTGGGAGATTCCCCCCAATATAGGAAGGGGAGAGTGTCAATGCTGAGGGctcaaaaataatgacaaatgtcCCTTATGCTAGCTTTTAATATTATACAAGTAAAATACTATTCAAAGTAAAATAACCAAGCAGCATAAGAAGGAAGGtgataaaatggaaaactttctcTCCCTGAGTGTTCTCAGCCCCACTTGCCAGGGGCAACTGCTGTGAACAGTGTTTTGGAGGTCCTTGCTGGTGTGGTCCTTATATATCTAGATATAAGtaaatgtgtacatatttgtatataaggGGTCTGTATATAACTATGTGTACGTATGTATCAAAATTGACTAGTTCCATATATGACGGTTTAGCACGTCAAGCTGTCACTTTACACTATTTCTTGCTATACTCCATGTCAGTACACATGGGTCCTGCTCATCCTTTGTAACAGCAACATAGCATTTCACTGGGTGGATGTAACACACTTCCCTAGCCAGTCCTCTATGGAGGGACACAGATTATTTccagtgctgcagtgaacatcctTGCACAAATGTCTTGCATGTTTGTGTGAGTAAATCCAAGGAATAAATTCCTGGAAGGGGAACTGTTGGCTCAAAAGGAGCATGCATTTATGTTTTTGGTAAACattgccaaactgccttccaaaaagCATGCACCAATTTGCAGCTCTAGCAGTGGCCTATGAACACTTTATTCCAGGCCCTGCACAGTCTGGCTGCCTCCTCACCTCATCACCTGTCACTTATACACCCTGCATTTCCAGCCACAGTGCCTTTGCCCATGCTGTGTCCACAGCCTAAAATACCCTTCCTGCCTGTCTTCCAGGTAAAAATCTTGCCTCTCCCAGGAGACCTATCacagatgtcacctcctctgtgtAGATTTCCCTGACTCCCCTAAGCTGCCAGAGTTCCCTTCCTCTAGGATACCATAGCTTCTTGGGCATAATTATGTCATAGCTCCAACTGAGGGCCTATGTGTGCCTGGCATTCTATGGCCATTTGACAATCACcaccataacacacacacacacacacacacacacacacacacacacacacacaaagtggtCTAGTCCACCTCGTCATtccttcctggttctccagctgcACTTCCTTTTATCTATTCCCAAGCACTGTCCTGTCTCAGTGCCTTTGCACTTGCCAATTCCCTCTCTGGATCTTGTCCATGTTGGCCTTGGTCCCTCTCTGGGGTCTCTGCTCCCATTGGCCTCCTCACAGAGGTCTTCCCTGGATGCTCTGTCCCAAGTCCCCCCTCTAGTCATTCTGTTACATCAGCCGTTATCTTCATAACACTCCTCACAAGCTGAAACAATCTTCTTAGGTGTAAATGTTgatatgtttgttttctgtcctgtGTCCCAtttctgcacacacacaaacacatcatTGTAAGCTCCCCAAGGACAGGgaccttgttttccttttccactgtCTCCATTGCCTCAAACTTACCTGGCACCTGTCTAAATTCTTAATCAACCTTCGTTGAGCGAATCATCCATCATCcactattttacagaaaaagaaactggcgTTCAGAAAGGAGAGCTGAGTAGCCCAAGGTCCCACAGTTAATAAAAGCACAGCTGAGATTCGAACCCCTTGAATCCCAAAGGCAACTGcatccagctttttttttttttcccctactcttGGCACTCTGCATTGTCTCCGCCGCCAGACTCGGCTCCTGGGGTCGGGACGCGAGTCTGACTCCCAAGGGTCCCCAGAGGCGCGTCGGAGGCCGCCCCCGGAGGCCAGCGGGCTCCGCGGAGATgtcaccctccccgccccctgtcAGTCAGGCTGAGGGGGCGGCGCGGCCGCCAGAGGGGGCGCTGAGCTCAGAGCTGCCGCAGCGCCCGAGCGGGAGCCGGAGCCCGAGCGTGAGAGCAGCAGGGCGCAAGGCGCGATCCGTGGCTGGCGACGCACCCAAGGCCAGGGCACTGCTGCGCCCCGGCTCAGGGCCCGCGCCCCGCCTGCTGCCGACGGACCTGGGCGCCTAGCGAGGCCCCGATTCCCCATCCGCCCCGAGCCCACCCCAGCCCGGCCTAGCCGAGCCCCAGCGTCCGCcggccgcagccgcagccgctgCTCCATCCCAAGCCCGGGCTCAGCTTCCAGGTGAGGCGGCCGCGCTCCTGACGCCCGGGTTGGGGAAGGGCTGCGGATGGAGAGGGGACTGAGCgggatggggaaggggctgggagcaGAGTTGGGGAACCCGCTGGAGAACGGGGAGACGGCTCCGCTAGGTGCGTGTCAGTGTGCGCCCTGGGGTATGTGTGACTGCTGCTCTGTGTCTGCAACTGCCTGGGTGGCCTTGTGGACGTGCGCCCGTGCCCGTGTTCGTGTGTCAGGGTGTCCGTGCGCGTTTGAACGTCTGCGTATCCTGTATGTGCACGTGAGCGTGTCGGTGGAGAATGTTTGTGTGTATGGTCGTGTGACTCTGTCGTGTGTGTACGTACAGGCAGGCGCTAGGGCTGCGCGCCGAGCCCAGCACCCCGGTTCCTCGGGGCTGCAGGTTTCAGGGCCCCGGATAACCGAGGCAGTGGATCCTCCCGCGTCCCTGGGTTTCAAGGACGCTAGGACTCGTCGCGGCCCTGTGGCCTCACGCTGGGCAGGGGGTAAGACGGGAGGGGGCTCCCGGTCCAGAAGAGCGCTGGGGtctcaggagggaggggaggggacccgGCGTCCAAGGGGaagggctggggtgagggtgCGTGGCCAGCGCACCCGTGCCCGTGTGTTCGCCCTCCCCAGGCCGCCAGGATGGACGTGTTCATGAAGGGCCTGTCCATGGCCAAGGAGGGCGTCGTGGCCGCCGCTGAGAAAACCAAGCAGGGGGTCACCGAGGCCGCGGAGAAGACTAAGGAGGGCGTCCTCTACGTCGGTGGGCAAGGGGCAGGGCTTTGGGGCTACCGGTTCCGGTCCTTGGAGGGAGTGTGGCTGGGGTCCTTagagggagggtgtgggggggggaggggtctgggcAGGAGAATATGAGTCAGCAGATGGGGCCGGGTCAGCAGGGGTCACCGAGGACACAGCCAGCTGAAGGAAGCCTGGGTCAGTGATGACACCtatggggaggggggaatgggggaaGAGTTGGTGAGGGTGGGGTTCAGCTGAATGGCCAGGGACCCATGTATTGGTCAAAGCAGGTAGCCTTTTATTTTCCCCCTGGTTCTTCACATGATTAATAGTTACCTGGAGTTGGAGTTGAGCCCTTACTCTCTGCCAAGTATTGTGTCAAGTGCCATAATGCCCATTACCTCACTTTTTGCTCCCGGCCCATTCCACAGAGGTCTAACTAtggtgctcaaggtcacacagctgctgaaACCTGAAGCTGGAGTTCGAGCCAAGCTTTATAAACTCCAAAGCCCCTCTCCTTGCAGGCCCTCCCTCCTGGGGCTCCCTGTTGACCCTCCTCTGCAGCTACTTCCATCTCTGACTTGCTCTGAGGGTCTTCCTGCCTGCCAATGCCTGTGGTTGCACCATTGCCCTCTCTCTGGGTCCATCCTCCTAGCAGCTTCCAGCTGTGTCAGGAGAAAGACCAAGTGGTTAAAATCTCTCACCCCAAGGGTGAGAGGAGAGGGAGCCCCCAGGGTCATCGGCATAAGGGGATGCAGGGCCCCAAACTGACAATTACTGAATTTATATGGTGGTTCAGGGCTTACTAGTGTGTAGTAGGCAGAATTACCCTTCATGTGTGTGTTGAAGAGGGCTGGTTAATTCGCCCAGGTTTGTGGTAGATTTGGGATTGTGGCGATGTGCAAAATGTTTGTTGACTTCTTGCTATCTATGTACTAGGAGCTGCTGACTTTCCGGATAGCGATACAGATCATTCCCATAGTGGCATGTGACATCAAGTGGCTGGGATGGGGACCACTTCAGTAGGGGAACccaaggaggtggcatttgagctgaaCCCCAAAGAATaaggagctgggtgggggaggggagtggaggaagCAGAAAAGGCCTGAAGGAGACAAGCCTGgagagcagagggcaggaagCAATGGTAGGGGATGAGAtcagaaaaatgggcaagagcCAATTCATGAGAGAGCCCTTGTGGGCCAGGGCAAAGGATTATTACAACTGCCACGAGAGATGGTAAGCTAGGGACAGACATGATCTGATTTCAGCGTAGAAAGATTCCTCAGGCTTTTGGGGAGAGACCAAATGCAGGGAGGCCTGCTGGGAGCTGGTATAGCTGAAGCTAGGGCACAGGTGATGGAGACAAGGCAGGGGCTTGAGCCCACACCTGCCAGGCCCCAGCTTTggcctcccccctgcctcccccctgcctcccccctgcctcccccctgcctccccttaCCCAGCCCTTTCACTTCTATATGGATCCCTGGCTCCCTGACACAGTCTCCCTGCTAACAGACTCAAAGCACCCCCTTCCCCTTAGTTTGGCACCTCCtactcctccccctgcccaggaACACCTGACGGCCCCCTGTTCCTACACATTAAAACCTCAGCTTCCTATAGCCGCAGTTCATGGTCCCACCTCAGTCTGTATTTCCATCTCTGCAGATGCACAGACAGCATTGATGTGCTCTGTGCAGGTCCAGAAAGCACACCTCATTGTACCTGTCCGCATGGTTTCTGGTGCCTGAgataccctcccccacccccgcccccacccccacccccacccccagtctcctTTCTGCATATCTGCCTGTTCCCCATTTGTCAAGGCACAGACAGTGCTCTCTCCCCCCTTCACGTACccttggaggctagaagtccccTCCCCACTACATGAGTTCCAGGACACCAAATCTGCCCTTCTCTTATCCCCATCCGACAGTGAGCCATTGGCCTGGGGcggggcacagagcaggtgccaACAAATGTTTGTGGGAGGAATGATTGTGTACAAGCAGCCCGCCCCCTGCTGTCTCGGTCTGGCTGACCTTAGCCCGGAGGATCCTGCCTTCCCATgctgccctctcctccttccaccaGCCTCAGCCCTACTAGACACCCATTTACCTATTCTGGGGTCTGCCAGCTGTTGCCTGCACTGCCAGATCCTCAGTATAGCAGACTCCCCACTTCCCTGAGGGCTCCTGCCCCCCACGTCAGATCACGCCATCTTGCCTTTCCCAGCAGCTACCCTCCCAAGAAGGCCTAGCCAATGCCATGGGTGTCAGTCCCCCTGACACCCATCGTGCACCTGAGACCCCTCACTTCAGCCAGAAGGAGAAATTCGCACCCCAGTTAGGAGAAGAGTCTTTAGTTGGAATGGAGTGGGAGCTGGCGGGGGTGAGTGTCCATAGGTGAGGTGTGGGCAGTCAGGCCTCAAGGACACCAGAGGAACCTTTCCAAATACGAAcctcccagctccagccccacccccacccccacccccacccccacccccacctgctcacCCTGGTCGGATAGTTAAATGAAACCGGGGAAGTAGAGTGCTGGCTCTCAGGCGGCCTTCCCCAGAGGGGTGCGGGTATCATTTcaggtggagaaggggcagactGTGGGGGAGAACTCGCAGTCCTCAGGGAGCAGGTGTGGAGGGTTCAGTGCAGTGATGAGGGATGTACCTGTGGGATTTGGGGGCCCAAAGAGGCGGTGATGAGGCCAGGATGCCCACTGTTGTCTGGATCCCTCTGCCCACTCTGTAAACCCCGTGCTTGCCAGAGTGTCTGTTCCCTCAGCTCGGAGTCCTTATGTGTGCTCCTTTTTGTCCCTGCAGGAAGCAAGACTCGAGAGGGGGTGGTACAAGGAGTGGCCTCAGGTACCAGCCCAGCCCTGGCACAGCCCCCTTCCCACACCTCGGGCCTGGGATCTGACTGGGAtctggaggtggggggctggCGGTGGAAAAGGGTACCCCCAAAGATTCCTGAGAGTGTGCTCCATGAGGGAGGCAAGCCCTGGGACACCACGAGGGACAGATGCATCTCTGTCTGCTTTACCTTGGCCCCCAATCCCCTTCTCAAATCCTATACCTGCTCCAGTGGCTGAAAAAACCAAGGAGCAGGCGTCACATCTTGGAGGAGCCGTGTTCTCTGGGGCTGGGAACATTGCAGCAGCCACAGGCCTGGTGAAGAAGGAGGAATTTCCCACTGATCTGAAGGTGAGCTTTCCTCTCGCcttgcacacgcgcacacacacacacacacgcacacacacacacacacacacgccaggcAGGCACACCTGTATGGGTGCCACACCTTGTCTCACGTTCTGCAGGGCCCTGCTAGACTCAGCTCAGAATGAGTCTGCATGAAGTTGTGTATGGGTGTTGTGCTTCCTGTGGCAGTGACCCAGATCTGATTGTATACATGTATCCTGCTTGTGAGCGTGACCTCGACCACTTAGGGCCATGTCTGTATGTCACtgattgttcattcatttcttgtcATTCAATAAGTATCCATGCCAGAGAGGAATTATTCTAGGGGTTGCCACAGTGAATATGTTCATGGACCTGACACTGTAGTGGGAGAAGATAGACAGTAAAAAGCCAACCAATAAACAAGATGGTTTCAGACAgggataagtgctatgaagaaaagacaaaggtGATGCGATAGAGAGTCAAGCGGTAAGGGGACTGCTTTAGTTGGGAGGGCTGCTCTgacaaggtgacatttgagctgacaCCCAAGGGATGAGGCAAGCCATGCGAGAATTGTATTTCGGGCAGTagggacagcatgtgcaaaggccccgaggcaggCATGAGCAAGTGTTGGCCATGGAGGAGGGGCGAAATATGCATCACATATTTGTGCAGGCATGTCCCTCCAGGCGGGAGTGACAGTGGCTGTCCATGTGCGCATGAAGGCAAATACTTTCATTAGAATACACTACAGCGTAAAAGCTGTGATCTCTGAAGCGCGGCAGAGTTGGATTTGAATCCCAACTCCACTGCATC
This window encodes:
- the SNCB gene encoding beta-synuclein, with the translated sequence MDVFMKGLSMAKEGVVAAAEKTKQGVTEAAEKTKEGVLYVGSKTREGVVQGVASVAEKTKEQASHLGGAVFSGAGNIAAATGLVKKEEFPTDLKPEEVAQEAAEEPLIEPLMEPEGESYEEPPQEEYQEYEPEA